The genomic DNA CAACGCCAATAACTTTCAGATAGACTATATATATTCAGTCACGGATGTAGTGGGAAGAGCAAATAAACCGAAGCATCGCGCGAACGGTCATACACTGCACACTGTTATTGTTCACGCTTCGATTTGTACATGTATGCCtacagaaatttacaaatttagaCACTAACTACGCGGTAATGTTGAAAAACTGTTGTATGTCCTTCTCCCTCGTATTTCCATTTCCTCAGGCCTTTCATTGTCGTCAGTAGCAGCATCAGTGTTTTCTAAGCCAGTGTAGTCCGGGTTGTTCTTCATGGCGTTTAACGCAGTCAGCTTATCCCAAGGAAAGCCATATAGGAAGAAGAGGCAATTACTTATTGTTATCAATATTTTGTAGATAACAGCAGAGTGATTCGACAAAAAGACACCACCGAAAGGGGTTACCATCAAAACAAGTGGAACTGATGCGACAAGAAAAAACAGTAACACGGCGATAAGTCGCACTGCTAGCAAAGTTTTGCAGTTCTCAATCATCATCGGTAAGTTCGAACCCAAGTTAATAGCCAACATGGACAGCTTGAATACTCCATAGCTTGCACCTGTGGCCacttcaaaattgaaaacaattttgtagCATAGGACGTATGTGGTTCCGTTTTGAATGGTAGCGCTGCTACAGTTGATGGGGTCTCCCTTCGGCCAATTCCAGATGGTGTACTCGAAGCAATCTTTTGAAGAGTCGTTCACATCGCAGTCGCTGCTCACCTCGAGCAGAAGGAGTTGCCAAAAAATTAGAATCGTGCCATTAAGCGTCCCTAGAAACAACATCGAAAAAGTGAACCAAACCCGGTGTAATATTGTCTTCTGAAATGTAAGATCGATGTCTTTAAAAAGCCATCTCAACGTTCCGTCTTcctccttcttttctttcagaataTCGGAAAATACGTTTTTAGCAATCCAGCATCCGAACTGATCCAGATTACAGCATTTAACAAGAACGGCAAAGAAGGCAATTATGACACAAAAAGGTGGCAATACAATAATTAGACTGTACACGCTAAGCTTCATTCCTTCAGCTCAATTAGTAGAACTTACGGACTCCTCAATTATACAACTCCAGTTGATGGTTTGATATGAGTTTGTTAGATACCTAGAATTTTACTCAACAAACGAGCAtagtgattggttgattcttggtcacgttCCCCTgatcaaattaaaatatattccGACCAGCTGCTATCTcgaccgggatacaattgcgcagttgttgcccacgcgccgaatacaacagcacGTGATCAGTGCATGACTAAATTAAAAATgcgaatatgaaagcgatcttcgcagtaatgaacactacttgagtaGTAGTAAAAATGATCAGAAAaatcaggccttattttcactactgctcaagtagtgttcattactgcgaagatcgctttcatattcacgtttTAATCAgcagttcacatacatgattttcatatattcacagtcatttaaacTAAAATGGCGTAATCTTCAGCACGTGCTCACGATTGTGAATAAAGAagttttgctctctttgtttgcttgtttttaccatttgattggttcagggaaagtctaaatatataacaaagcacttaagggatggtccctcgggaaactagttggttttgttttcccgagagtcctgatgtttcccgtGACTTTGTGTACGACTGACCTTGCTTCCTTTTCGCTAACGCAATGACAGTTCTAAcatttgactttgaaatggctttctggggCCCCGTTgaaccgagtggagtccaattctgtctgtaatcatacctgTGAATAACAAAAtcacaaaatcggacgaccgcgaagcgggagtccgatttattaatcactcgtatgattgctgacagaattggacgacacgaagtcctattaccaattaatcatgaccgttacaatttccgaaaaaaaattacatcaaggacaaacatctccagtAGGGACAATGTTTAAAGCAAAAAGTTCAGAAActtcccagtttttttttcagggtaagTAGTTGTtactatggttattgtgatcaattctgtgattggtgaatttagctgagtggactcGAAGCGGTAGCttgatttgtcaatcactcgtatgattacagacagaattagaCGACActaagtcctgttaccaattaatcataactattacaatttccgaaaaaaattacacttaggacaaacatctccagtAGGGACAGtgtctaaagcaaaaaatgtggaaattttcccaatttttttttcagggtaagTGGTTGTTTCTATGGTTATTGTAGTCAATTCTGTGactggtggatttagctgagtggacttagtatgattggctgcttcaactatccgattacagccaactgtccgattatagccaactgtctgattacagctgtacagagtgattagtaacatataaagcagctgatgcaccaatcacctttgaggaaattgtaatggttatgattgaACGCAGAATTCCCTCGTCAAGTAATGAATTTTCCTATAGTATCATCCTGAGACGGACTGTTGccggtagtggtgactgacgtttcgacatgGTTGATGGAACCGGACTACGGACCGCGGACCACTGCGGACTGCGGACTAAGGTCTAGGTGTAAAATTTAATGCCGGGTGTAAATCTGACTTAAGGACGCACtattaaaatttatgaaaaaagagacttgagtccaaactccgtagaaaatatgtattaaccttgttaaatgaaccacaacatttggctaaaataaaaactccgaaacttctttaaattccaaacaaaggagtaATTAATTTACGCGAGCGAAAGctaaaaaacaactaaaacaaactaaaagtacgcgaaaaatgtccacgtccgtttttttcaatgtcaaggttagagttctttgatgtgattgggcaatttgtgaaatcacgcacaccgcgcgtgaatacaaaaagaatacgAAGGAGggagaggaagaaaaaatttgttACTTCAAATTTaggaaaacgaaagagattttctacagcACATCggttaaaataatttgcactgAAATATCAGAAACTGCACGAGAGACAGTACATGCTGTAGTTGATTGCCCCTTATATTATCTGTATTGAAATATACGATAACATTAACTCAGAACCAGCAAATTGAAAAAGAGTAAAGTTTGAACTGACAAATACCTTCAATCCAGGAAAAAATATAGAACTACGCTGAAACGAACAAAGAAGTAGACAAACAAAACCGATATGCGAATTAGCAGTTTCCGACAACTGCAACTGCAGAAAAATTTCAGAACCAAGTCGTTAggagggtggataacgctatctaCTGGATAAATTGCAATCCAGTATTTTACCATCCGTCGGATGGAGATCTATCCAGTgcatagcgttatccgcccttaGAACACACCGGCGTCAGTCAGGCTATTTGATTAGCGACTAAAAGGTGTATTCTCCAATTTGcaccatttcctttttcttgtatGATATTCTCTACACATCTTGGGTGTCGTTACATCATCATCAAACTGCCTCAGTTATCgtttaaaattaattctgtgatgGGAGCTTCAATTCCGTATTTTTGCAGttcaaaacaaatcttgttTCCTTTGATGGTAAGAAAGTTTCACAATTCGAactaaaggaaataaaaattgcattttgttttgatcgccaTCTTCATAAATCATGGACTGTCCACTTGTAACACTTATCCAGTTGCTCAGAGCAAGCCCCGCCGTCAACTTAGTGCGCAGTCTCTCGTCCTTCTCCTTTCCACGATCGTCCCTTCGGATCCGTACGTGTTACGTTTTAAACGCCGATCCgttgtcttttttctttaagatcTCCACCTACAACAAAGAATCACAGATACTTAGTGTTtgtataaccctttaactcccaagatctgattgttaattctcccctctagctgccagacatttcctcataaattaattatgagaatttggtgtttgatcaagataacaacttctacctgatgagtttgagtactcttgttacctgtttgttgggtaatgtatggatattatagggagaagttacatgtcaatcacttctgggagttaagcTTGTCGTTCCCCatgaaaaatagaataacacttctcatttttcatgttcaattacatcattagGGATAAAAGTGTGACATACAAACCcaaatactgtgtacttattgattgagaGGTAGGAGCGTAGCGAGGTCCTTGCTTCGTGACTGAGAGCctaatattttcccgtccggcccaacaaaactcagtcaataaacattttatcatatgaccactaactgttgaaaatttcgaccTAAATAGGAtgcgatagacgggcatacgagcacaaatctttgtttgtttgtttgtttgtttttttgttcagcGGCGAATTCTacaatacatatttttctaaacgcTGTAATccgtttttttctctgtttaagAGCCAGAGTCTCGagtaagaagataagtcatgacgctgcgcgctcacgaagagaaatgttttaatcTCGATAGAAACTaagactttcttaaattcaatgttactGCATACATAATATTggcgtacttttccgttgatcggatgcttcatatccctaccgttaaatggctttcttaaaaccgttaaggttttatacaatatatttcaacctcattaaaACTAAGATTGTTCAGCATCGTTTAGTtcgagaaactgatggtttccacaatcacgtgatcaaaaactaaaatcaatcctatatcaagacatatttataatgcagaatgtcctttactgatgtcagcagaggcggcccaagctcacatctagagaaaaagcaaacgattaattcatgaaagcgtcacgcgttgtgtgactcggtagTCACTCACAAGAAATGAACACGTCCTATAGAATTGTATGGGGAACCAAATACGATCGATTTGAAGTagtaaaagtgtgacgtgcaaaaccgaaatagattcactgcggagtaaactgctgatcggttttccatatcagttcatgaaaagttggTTATCGCTCACAGCaagcttaccgtttaaagaaagaagctttggttCTATTGGTAtcgatcttgtaatgaaattttaattttcgaaatgGATGGACACAAGCCTGACGTTTCCTGTGAAAAAAGAATGGAATAAGTTATTTTATACATATGTTCAATCCATCAGTGGTTATaaagtgtgacgtacgaaaccgaaattcattcgtTTGAGATGGAACACTTAAATCTTCGGAGTAAATGTTGATTCGCCCTCCAGATCCCCCTCTCATTAATTCGCCATTAGTATTCGAATTCCGTTTTGAATTTTCGAAAGTCGCATGAAAACTGGGGAGTTTAACTCTCACCATCTTCTGCAAGGTTAGAGATATATTCATAATTTGTACTAACACTTCGTGATATGAGAATCACGAGTTCACGTCTCGTACATAATGAATcacttcaggaaaaaaaaacataccattttgatctttttctcgatcgtatttgataattgatcagttcctattctcagtagttttgttaaataattttaatcacaGTTTTCATTGTTCCTAATCACAAATTGGCAGTAACAGTGTTTGATAGACGGTCTTAATCTTAATAAGATTAACCGTGAACCGTAAAACGGTCAAAAAAATTAGCAGTTAAACACTTTTCTGGTAAAAATTTATGGAACGAGTTGTTAAACATTTCTGGTAACAACTCCTGGTATGATGTTAACCGTTActcgtaaaatggccaaacttttaaccgttagccgtaaaagccatcaccccgaAAACGAAATTTCTCCGCATTTcgagaaatcaggtaatgttGACGTCAATACTACattaaacgggaagcaagcttgtcaagctggtaattgtttgttattttttaaagacatggAAGAACCTAagccatatataatttttatcattcaaatgatcGCTGGGTGTTAATgccctctagttgcaagtttcttgcgattgtctgaggaaaagaggaaacaaaaaggttgaaaagtACTATTGCCATTGGGAGTTTTCAGGAAAGTCCCTTCCGgatgcgcggatcctacaacgtaACTGTGGTCCAGTCCATTTCCCCCACCTCTCTTCATTTCTCAAAATAAATATGAAGGACTATTAAGTATAACTATTGATcattactgaaagtcaagctacctcCTCATTTACTTGTTGTCATATTTCAGTCATTGGATTAACaccttcaaaggtaagaccagtgatgtggttatgttcaagcaaattaccgatccactccgtccgttttctttttttttttttttttttttatcaattatctcagttgctatttttgtcttcgatcatgcaaatcacaccctcaagaaaatgaaaagttcacgtgTACAATGGGTCAGTTTTtacgcacagatagcttactgtttaaagacagaagctttagttgtacGCTCAATCTTatcgatctcgtgatgcaaatCCTAACGAACTAAAAGggatgaacactgaagcctgGCGTTTTCGAATAAACAAAGTAAGATGTGTCATTTTTGGATGctcaaatccatcattagttagaaaagtgtgacgtgccaagCCAAAATACAGTCACTatgtttttttagtatttttggctttgatcatgcaaatcacacccgctagaaaatgaaaagttcaccaagacaatgagtccattatcacgtaaagatagcttagcgttaaaaaagaaacttaggatcgatcttgtgatgaaaatcaaaccttacaaaggggtaaacactaaagcccgacatttcctattaaaaaaagaataacgcCTTTCATTTTCCACGTTCAATTACATCGTGTGTGATAAAAGTTggacgtacaaaaccgaaatactgtgtTCTTATCAACTGAGTGGTAGGGCcggaaggaaaattatttggCTCGGGGTCATGACCTTTggaccgagcgcagcgaggCTCAAGCTTCATCACccagagccaaatattttctccACTGGCCCCACTAAattcggtcaataagcattttatcatatgaccactgaCCATTTTCAACGTTAATGGGAAGCGATAGACGGACATGCGAACgcacaaaaaatatgcaattttatTTCGAGTAGCCTAGAGCGGGAGGGGAATAACCGAAAACACACGTGATCTAGATACCTAAAACGctgtgacagcggaagttcgGAAGGTTGAGAAAAGTGCGGAgtgtaattcattatttttgttgtttcattttcaaagcatcagccacattgtcaacatcttggtaagtgcgattgaaaatctttcctaTTCACTTGGTTTTTATCAGCCTTAGtcatttagtaactgtagagaggtaaggctctCATGGCAAAGCCCAGTAGCTGCTTTTTCGagctttgtttttgcaatatGTAGTTATGtctcgtttcgagcgttagcccttcatttaagcggttgatggcgcgattgaatcgccaccacagtgaaataaattcgttATTCAGCGGTCTTCTCAAATCTCTGTAGCTTTATACCGtttaatttatcctcattaactaatgttattgagtatcgttcaatttgagaaattgatgatcataaaactaaaatcagacctttatttatgttgtggactgtccctcgctgaaggaaatccgtgGTACTTGATCaggtggttttccagtggctatgACTCTACATCAGCTATCAACTTGAATCTGTTTAGGAGGGTTGAACGAACGATTCAGAGATCGCACTAGATTCGAAATGCCAtatttctacttgtacacaagcgtttcattgTCGAAATTCCCCTCACTTAAACCTTTGGATACTAATGGCGGGTTCTgcggtacatatttttctaaagccgtaatctgtttcttttatttccgtTTAAGCCCCAGAGTCTCGCACAGGAAGATAAGTTGTGAGGCTGCGCGCTCACTAAGAGACATGGTTTATTTTCTCAGAGGAGTGAAACTTTCtcaaattcactgttattgccTTCATAGTATAAGCGTATCTTaccgttgaacggatgctttaTATTTCCAccgttaaatttctttcttcaaaccgttaaggtttttatacaatatatttcaacctcagtaGTTAAGATATTGTTAGGCATTGTTcaatttgagaaactgatggtttcaacaatcacgtgatcaaaaactaaaatcaatcccatataaagatatattcataatgcagaatgtcctttactgatcAGTGTCAGTAGAGGTGGTCCAagttcacgtctcgagaaaaagcaaacgattaattcatgataGCGTCACGGGTTGTGTGACTTATGGGTTGTGTGACTTATGTGTTAAGTTATGAGCGTTGAACACGTTATTAAGAATAGAATGGGGagcgaaatatggtcgatttgtAGCGAGAAATACTTCGAGAAATCAACATttaacacgtaaaatcaataaaagtacacacatcttgtgtgtccatATTAGTTTCTGGCaatttctggcgatttctgccgttttaagcttactTTGCCATCGCTGTTATTCCCATCCCCACAGTGACACCTCGCATTAATCGAGCGTCCCAATCAGCCAAGCAGACAGCTGTCCCCGTGATAGGTCTGCAATTCCTGATCCATAATAGGAATGCACGATAGAAGCGGCACCAGGATCGTGCATGCTATACCACTGGAACATACCACAGAAACCTTTTCCAGCCGCTCGAAAATTGTTGATGACTTCCCTTATCACAGTAGACTTACCAGTTCCCCCCTTGTTCAGTCCCTTAAAAGTTATGACCCTTACAAGCCAAGCATACAATCTCCACCCGTCCGTGAGATAAGTGAACGCTCAAATTGACGACATGCTAATAACCACCAAACTACTCTACTGAATATTATGGAGAACGAGTTgtcacaggaagaaaaattatgaaataacataatgaacatCACTTGACGATCTGCGTGCTCAAGGAATTGGCTGAACtaatagaaattttattgtccttttcAATGAATTTCCGGTGACTAAATAGGCATTAACACCAACATAACTGTAAGGGGATAGATTAAGGGTAATTCGGCCAAATCTTGcaggcttttctttttatccagaagtttagtgacatcaccttggaaaggtaaaTGCAATCAACGGTAGGGCATCATCTGGACAATTGTGTGATCATCTCGGTAATGAACCAAAAGAACGGTGTTTCAATAAAATCGAGCGAGGGAATTTCCAGTACAAACATTTTGGACGGTACATTATTTAAACTGTCGAATAGTTCTCGAGAAAACTAGAGCAATTTTCTCATTAATCATTCTTGTATTCATGAATAAGGAATAAAATAGAGTGATCCTAATGGTCTGCATTGCACATACGTTTTGACAGCCGgtttaacaaaatcaataaactaagaATGGGGAAACTAGAACTTATATTGTAGACTATTCCTTTCTGATtcctttctgatttcttttgatttccatcGATTTTTCATTAGCTGAGTTTGTATtttattcttgtcttttttttttgtttttaatcaaagcgaTTAATGCCTCAAAAATAAATCAGCGAGTCAGGCTATGACACATGGCAgcagtttgtttcctttgagaaaAGGTAGCTTCCTTACCTCACAATACATGATATAACCAAGCCTCTTATtcttcaatcttcttcattGATTGAATCAATGAGCTTCATTATCAATTAAGAAGGGAATCtcttttcccatttctttctgtttccggTTTCCTAATTATCTAGAAAGTTGAGACActgggaagagaaatttttttagtttcctcaTACGATTAGAAAGACCAGAAGTTCTAGTTCGATCACAAATCCTGTGACAAATTCTTAgtaacaatgaaactttttgattttcaaatatgaatgtAGTTTAAGTCAGGCACAACTGTCTATCACCTGAGTGAAATGTGAACAAAGgtagaaaaaactgaatattaaaaccaaaactcttagtaatttatttttttttatgcgatTATCATTTggtatctatttgtttataacctGTATGAGCTTTCTTAACATTGATTTATTATATTCCaattgtaactgttttaaaactacAATTAATTCCTTTGTCATTCCTTTAAGGCCATTTGCGGATAATCTTTAAGTTCTCTTTGAAGTTTGTAAGACTTTTCACTAATCTTCAGACTGCTCCAACATCGAGGATGTACATAATAGATTTTTGGCTTTTAACGTTCActcacaaaaagatgaaagacaGAAATCGGTAGGAATATGATTCAACCTAAgggcaaaatgtttcttttacatcacGTGACGAGATGAAGGAACCAAAAAACCTAGGTcaaagtataatatatagatttagccaagcctaaaagcggagctcgtattttttttttcccccgcacgtctcaagggcacaacgccttgccccggtcaggactagaacccgggtcgccCAACTCgcagcccagtgcactgaccactgaactactggacaaagccgtggcgttggcgtgcccgcggtacagttgaccacgcatgttaaaagaagcaccttgtacggtcgtacggtcgaacggtcgtacatccaaattttttcggcttgatgggctactactattttgcataattttggggctacgctctgcgagctccgctactATTTACGACAGTGACCCAGTGAGTTAAGTCTAGTTTCTACGGTTCGCTTACCTGCGAGTTAACAAGGTTGATGTACTTCAACACGGAAGCTGAGTCAGTTCAGTAGTAAACTTGGTCTGCTGTCATTTCCAATTCTTCTCGAATAATTCTGGAGAGCCTTACGCAGATAACACTGACTGtcagttccaatattggaattgaaatttcatgtaTGGGACTTGCTTCTTCCATGACAAATGCAGAGTGAACTTGgttaatgacatttttcaaacggAAGTAAACGACGGCTGAAATTCATtatcatggccaatttacattgtcaactcagttggtaaaaccaaatatttttttaataccccaccaaagtttcttcaaaaacttacccCGTTGTTTATAGAAACTATGCATGTGGAAAGTTCTCATtgcaaaagttaagataaagtctgtcagttttttttatctttgtccaatgactttaaagtcatgtaatgttctgcaaaaatcCCACTTGAGGAAAATGAAAGGTGACCAACCGActtcttcacttttttgttttgttttttttgtttttaagtggatattgtgaattctaacactttcagcttgttacaaatagcttccgggtgtaatcgacccagcccgtttttataacttaacatgtgtgttccTGTTTGAAGTGACTCGTTATTAATGAAGATTATAGACCTTTTAgtattgtgttactaaaaataatgtttccctgataacagttgaggattgcaatggaaacctaacagcagaagccatgacacctttcatgagcctcgccttatttgttgccctgttcttgctcaactcagatcgcattcagaaagccattgagatatgcagcgaatgtttgattttgctaaatggcaccgatcaaaacagcaaagaccaatttgattcagcactgctacaattttacagcgacatctataccgttcttttcagcgcttatcgtcatatctctgactacataagTGCAGAAAGATACGGGaggaaactgtttgacttaTACATAGGGTAtggaattatgctttataaacttggcgTAAGCCTAAAAGCTAAGGAATATTTTGAGAGAGCCCTTgccatcacaactgaaattggcgacagacgaggggaagcatcatgttatggaaaccttggtactgtgtttctgtccgttggccaatacgacaaggctgaagagtatctccaaaaagcgcttgtcatcagaactgaaattggcgacagagaaggggaggcagctgactacggaaacctaggtactgtgtttaagtcgcttggccaatacgacaaggctgaagagtatctccaaaaagcgcttgtcatcacaactgaaattggcgacagacgaggggaagcatcatgttatggaaacctaggtactgtgtatcagtcgcttggccaatacgacaaggctgaagagtatctccaaaaagcgcttgtcatcataactgaaattggcgacagagaaggggaggcagctgactacggaaacctaggtactgtgtttcagtcgcttggccaatacgacaaggctgaagagtatctccaaaaagcgcttgtcatcataactgaaattggcgacagacgaggggaagcatcatgttatggaaacctaggtactgtgtttaagtcgcttggccaatacgacaaggctgaagagtatctccaaaaagcgcttgtcatcagaactgaaattggcgacagagaaggggaggcagctgactacggaaacctaggtactgtgtttaagtcgcttggccaatacgacaaggctgaagagtatctccaaaaagcgcttgtcatcagaactgaaattggcgacagagaaggggaggcagctgactacggaaacctaggtactgtgtttaagtcgcttggccaatacgacaaggccgaagagtatctccaaaaagcgcttgtcatcagaactgaaattggcgacagacgaggggaagcatcatgttatggaaacctaggtactgtgtttcagtcgcttggccaatacgacaaggctgaagagtatctccaaaaagcgcttgtcatcacaactgaaattggcgacagagaaggggaggcagctgactacggaaacctaggtattgtgtttcagtcgcttggccaatacgacaaggctgaagagtatctccaaaaagcgcttgtcatcaaaactgaaattggcgacagagaaggggaggcagctgactacggaaacctaggttctgtgtttcagtcgcttggccaatacgacaaggctgaagagtatctccaaaaagcgcttgtcatcagaactgaaattggcgacagagaaggggaggcagctgactacggaaacctaggtactgtgtttaagtcgcttggccaatacgacaaggctgaagagtatctccaaaaagcgctcgtcgtcagaactgaaattggcgacagaggaggggaagcatcatgttatggaaacctaggtactgtgtttaagtcgctaagccaatacgacaaggctgaagagtatctccaaaaagcgcttgtcatcacaactgaaattggcgacagagaaggggaggcagctgactacggaaacctaggtactgtgtttcagtcgcttggccaatacgacaaggctgaagagtatctccaaaaagcgcttgtcatcataactgaaattggcgacagaggaggggaagcatcatgttatggaaacctaggtactgtgtttcagtcgcttggccaatacgacaaggctgaagagtatctccaaaaagcgcttgtcatcacaactgaaattgacgacagacgaggggaagcatcatgttatggaaacctaggtactgtgtatcagtcgcttggccaatacgacaaggctgaagagtatctccaaaaagcgcttgtcatcagaactgaaattggcgacagagaaggggaggcagctgactacggaaacctaggtactgtgtttcagtcgcttggccaatacgacaaggctgaagagtatctccaaaaagcgcttgtcatcagaactgaaattggcgacagacgaggggaggcaactgactacggaaaccttggaaagttgttt from Pocillopora verrucosa isolate sample1 chromosome 2, ASM3666991v2, whole genome shotgun sequence includes the following:
- the LOC136279007 gene encoding tetratricopeptide repeat protein 28-like, whose protein sequence is MTPFMSLALFVALFLLNSDRIQKAIEICSECLILLNGTDQNSKDQFDSALLQFYSDIYTVLFSAYRHISDYISAERYGRKLFDLYIGYGIMLYKLGVSLKAKEYFERALAITTEIGDRRGEASCYGNLGTVFLSVGQYDKAEEYLQKALVIRTEIGDREGEAADYGNLGTVFKSLGQYDKAEEYLQKALVITTEIGDRRGEASCYGNLGTVYQSLGQYDKAEEYLQKALVIITEIGDREGEAADYGNLGTVFQSLGQYDKAEEYLQKALVIITEIGDRRGEASCYGNLGTVFKSLGQYDKAEEYLQKALVIRTEIGDREGEAADYGNLGTVFKSLGQYDKAEEYLQKALVIRTEIGDREGEAADYGNLGTVFKSLGQYDKAEEYLQKALVIRTEIGDRRGEASCYGNLGTVFQSLGQYDKAEEYLQKALVITTEIGDREGEAADYGNLGIVFQSLGQYDKAEEYLQKALVIKTEIGDREGEAADYGNLGSVFQSLGQYDKAEEYLQKALVIRTEIGDREGEAADYGNLGTVFKSLGQYDKAEEYLQKALVVRTEIGDRGGEASCYGNLGTVFKSLSQYDKAEEYLQKALVITTEIGDREGEAADYGNLGTVFQSLGQYDKAEEYLQKALVIITEIGDRGGEASCYGNLGTVFQSLGQYDKAEEYLQKALVITTEIDDRRGEASCYGNLGTVYQSLGQYDKAEEYLQKALVIRTEIGDREGEAADYGNLGTVFQSLGQYDKAEEYLQKALVIRTEIGDRRGEATDYGNLGKLFRTVGDFEASEVRLEKALFIFRDIGDGRGEFEILRGYAVLYLYQDKIKDSLSCLHLCIEKYEELRYFLGANDQFKTSFLEDTGIFPYKLLCTLLCDTGNARDALYVEELGRARGLSDLMAEKYSVETHISANRQSWFGIEDILRKERNCTCLYISYFQNRLHLWILKTSGVLHYRRVSPEENLVQAGLPKDLSLSQFLDYNFRSFGILPAKSCEDRSLNTIKLQPLSPAQKSSARLRLVEEDEDEDEDEDEDEKVISSLYLCYKMFIAPVYDLLDEPEVIIVPDRRLYKVPFAALSEKEGAEYLSETHKIRIIPSLTTLKNIQDSPEDYHSNTGALVIGNPKVNWLQPLPGARKEAEMVGRLVGVPPLVEEKATKQAVLERISSVSLIHFAAHGNAERGEIALSPIPTPNSQDAIPPKEAYMLTMADVSRVKVRAKLVVLSCCHSGSGEIRAEGVIGIARAFLGSGARSVLVALWAIPDSATEQLMSRFYEHLIEGGSASESLHQAMKWMRKNPLNKISEWASFTLIGDDVRHEFDNQRQDSVRTGIS